AAACAGTCAGATCATAAATTATAAGAATAAACAGTTTTGTGGAAACAGtatgaaacaaaaaaataacaatcaCGCCAAAATTGATGACCTGTGTAATCGCGTGGTGTCTGTTTATTTGACATAGAGTATAACAGATTTCAATGTATGGAATTGTTTGCTTTGTCTATGCCGATGAGGATTGTGTGAGGTCTTCGAGATGAGGTTTGCGCgcggaaaaaaaaaaaaaacttggCAAAATGCCGCATATAAGACCAGAAAACTTTTCTCCATTTCAGTTATAAacctattttttttatagttTAGTCATTACACATGGCATACGTCAATTGTAAGTTTTTGTGTATTCTCAGCTGTACCCAAATGCCCcaatatattcaaattaggttaatttcctctttttttttttcgccCCTCCTGCTTATTAGTCTATTCAGCTTATTCACTTTTAGTATTGTACTGTATTGTATTTTGCTtcgtttcttttttttttttcaccttttctttctttttccattatttcaatttgtgtagtggtggtaatgCATTTTTAAAAGGCTATTGTGAAACGCCTATCTCCACTTGATTGGTTAGCTGATACCATTTCTTATCTTTTTCCCAATAACATGtaatattcaataaaaCCCCATCTCTTTGTATTTATATCAAAGAAATCCTGACTCCataggtttttttttgggaataactttttttttctttcttgtttcttACTTGGATAATAGTTGTTTTGCAATTTAAGTATTctcttcatttttttttttcttattctCCATCTTTGTTAATTTGCAATGTCCACAGAAGAGAAACATCTGCAAACAGATGTTATAAATAGTTCTACTCAAGGCTCACATTCCGTCGAAAAACTGCTGAGGGATGATGAATATGCTGGTGACAACTTAGGGTCCGATATACAGATCGATGATGAAGGTAGAGAACCTACCGATCATGAAATGGAAACCTTGAGACATGTTTCTGAATCCATTCCAATATCATGTTGGTTAGTTgctattgttgaattagCTGAAAGATTTTCCTATTATGGGTTGTCAGCTCCGTTCCAGAACTATATGCAATTTACTCCAGAACATTCACCAAAAGGTATGCTTGGATTAAAGCAACAAGGTGCCACTGCGTTGTCGTactttttccaattctggTGTTATGTCACTCCTATTCTTGGTGGTTGGATTTCTGACACCTACTGGggtaaatataaaacaatttttgtcttttgtGTTATTTATATCGTTGGTATTTTCTTATTGTTCATCACTTCCGTTCCATCTATAACCAGTAAAAGTACTGCTACTGGGGGTTATATTGCGGctattatcatcattggTCTTGGTACAGGTGGTGTCAAATCCAACGTTTCCCCATTGATTGCTGATCAAATTcctaaaaagaaaccatACATTAAGGTCACCAAAAAGGGAGAAAGAGTCATTGTTGATCCAAACATCACTGTTCAAAACGTATTCATGTTCTTCTACCTTATGATCAACATTGGGTCTTTGTCAGTTATTGCCACCACTCAAATGGAGGCTCACATTGGATTCTGGTCTTCTTACTTGCTTACGTTctgcttcttctttatcGCAATTGCTGCTTTGATTGTTGGTAGAAACAAATATGTCAAGGTTCCTGTTGGTGACAAGATTGTCAACAAGACTTTCAAATGTGTTTGGGTCGGTATCATAAACGGGTTCAACTTCGATGCTGCCAAGCCCTCCGTCAAACCAGAAAAATCTTATCCATGGGATGACCATTTTGTTGACGAAGTCAAAAGAACTATATCTGCTTGTAAAGTGTTTGTGTGGTACCCTATCTACTGGGTCCAATATAATGGTATGATGAACATGTTTGTTAGTTCTGCAGCAGGTATGAGCCGTGATATTCCAAACGATTTCTTGACAGTTTTTGACAGTGTGGCCATTATCGTCTTTATCCCAATATTCGAAAGATTTTTATATCCTTTTGTTAGACATTTTACTCCATTCAAACCAATCACAAAGATTTTCTGGGGGTTCATGTTTGGATCTGGTGCTATGGTTTACGCCGCTGTTTTGCAACACTATATCTACAAAGCCGGTCCATGTTATGACCATCCTTTGGATTGTCCAAACGGTAACCACATCAACATTGGTTTGCAAACACCTGCATATGTCCTCATTGCCATCTCTGAAATTTTGGCCTCGATTACTGGTCTTGAGTATGCCTACACTAAGGCACCTGTGCAAATGAAATCTTTGGTAATGGCAATGTTTTTACTTACAAACGCCGTTGGTGCTGCCATTGGTATTGCCTTGCTGAGTGTTAGTGTGGATCCAAAAATGGTGTGGACATACCTGGGATTAGCTGTGCTGTGTTTCATTGCTGGTTGCTTGTTCTTGACTTTGTTCAAACACTACAATAAAAAGGAAGACGAGTGGAACAATTTGGAATACGAAGCCAATATTGAAGAGGCTGCGCTTATGCCAGTTTCTTCATTAACTCCGTCACGCAAATCCATTGCATAGGAGCTGtatacatatacatataGTTATTTACGAAATACGATACGTTAGACGAATACCGGTTAGAGCGTTTGTAGATTGCCTGACGCGAGCTTGGTTTGGTACACAAAGAgtgccaaaaaaaaaacctcCCCTTCTAAATAGCGCGTAAATGTTGGTAGAACAAAAAGAGAGGGTCTCTAGTTTTCATCTTGATCTTGTATTTGTCTAGTAAGTTTATTCGTATATAATGAGTCTACTCACATATCACTATACTTTATTAAACTTCTACACTAAAGTTAATGTTGTATGTTGAAgatttgatgttgaaaaaagaaaaaagatttgTTCAAAATTGAAGGGAGACGCGCCAGTTTTTCACCATCTACACTGAATAAACaactaaagaaaaaaaaaaaaacaaaagcaaaaagTAAAGAACGATAATAGAATTACTCATTTCTAAAGCACTCGTTTCAACTATACATTCAGTAACAACACCCTTAATTTACCAAACTACATTAATGGAAGTAACACAACGGACGCAGAGTCAGACACAACCAACACAACAGTCACCGACAACTCAGACGCAAACCCAAAGCAAAGAGGACCAGAATAGGATttgtcaattgatttgCTCCACGGGTCAGTTTGGCAATTATGATTTGAATATCAACGATAAAACTATCGTACAAGGTAAAATGACGTGGTATTTTGGAAGAGACCCCAACTCAGATTTGCAAGTGGCGTCGTCGTCGAGAATTTCAAACAagcattttcaaatctggTTCAACTTCAATGATAAATCACTATGGATAAAGGACACTTCAACTAACGGGACACACCTTAACAACAGTCGATTGGTGAAAGGATCAAACTACCTTCTTAATCAGGGTGATGAAATAGCAGTAGGGGTTGGTAGAGACGAGGACGTTGTGAGGTTTGTCGTTGTCTTTGGTGACAAATACAACCCGGCAAAGCTACCTGATTCGACCAACACAATTAAAGATGAAGGAATATACAAAGACTTTATtgtgaaaaatgaaacGATAGGCCAAGGAGCATTTGCCACTGTGAAAAAGGCGATTGAACGATCTACGGGCGAGTCGTACGCGGTGAAGATTATAAATCGAAGAAAAGCATTAAATACCGGTGGTGGAAGTGCCATGGCAGGAGTGGACCGTGAATTGTCCATATTAGAGCGGCTCAACCACCCAAATATAGTTGCTCTAAAAGCTTTTTATGAAGATATGGACAATTACTATATTGTGATGGAATTGGTGCCGGGCGGTGATTTGATGGACTTTGTGGCTGCAAACGGTGCAATAGGAGAAGACGCAACACAAGTGATCACGAAACAGATTCTAGAAGGAATTGCCTATGTTCATAATTTAGGAATCTCCCATCGTGATTTGAAGCCAgataatattttgattatgCAAGATGACCCAATACTTGTTAAAATCACCGACTTTGGATTGGCAAAATTCAGTGACAATCTGACGTTTATGAAAACTTTTTGTGGTACATTGGCGTATGTTGCTCCCGAAGTTATCACCGGTAAGTATGGATCATCGCAGATGGAACTGCAACAAAAGGACAACTACTCTTCCTTGGTTGACATTTGGTCTTTGGGATGTTTGGTTTATGTACTTTTAACTTCTCATTTACCATTCAACGGGAAAAACCAGCAACAAATGTTTGCCAAGATCAAAAGGGGCGAATTTCATGAGGCTCCATTAAATTCATACGACATTTCTGAAGACGGAAGAGATTTCTTGCAGTGCTGCCTACAGGTTAATCCTAAACTAAGGATGACGGCTGCTGAAGCTTTGAAACATAAATGGTTGCAAGACTTGTATGAAGAGGATTCTGTCAAATCATTGAGTTTATCGCAATCACAGTCGCAACAATCTCGAAAGATAGATAATGGTATCCATATCGAATCATTGAGcaaaattgatgaagacGTTATGCTTCGTCCATTGGATAGCGAAAGAAATAGGAAATCAAGTAAACAGCAAGATTTCAAGGTACCCAAGCGTGTGATTCCGTTATCTCAACATCCTGCAACACCGTTACCAATGTCACAACCGAAAAAGAGGCCGTATCAAATAGACCCtagaacaaacaaaaaagtcGATTTGGAAGAACCTCTGACAAGCAAGAAAGTCAAGCTAAGTGATTCCGTTGTTGCGGAAGACTACTTGAAGTTGGAGCCACTTGCAAATTCGTTATTCcaagaaacaataaatatttcaaagtCCCCGTTTTCTTTCGGAAGAAATGACACTTGTGATTGCGAGATAGACGACGACAGACTATCCAAACTTCATTGTGTCATTACCAAAGAAAACGACTCTATATGGTTATTGGATAAGAGTACTAACTCGTGCTTGGTCAACAATACTAGTGTTGGAAAAGGCAACAAAGTTTTGCTTAGAGGAGGGGAGATATTACATCTCTTCTTTGACCCATTGTCACTGCAACATATAGGTTTCAAAGTAGTCCTTGTTGATCAACTGTCTGGTGAACATAAGAGTCAAGTGGAGGCTTTGAAACAAACCTCAGAAGAAATGAATATTATTCCACTTATTTCGGGTTTAAGTAGTATAAGTTCATAGATTTAGCATATATACAAGCATTTCCTATAGAAACAAAGGTTCATTAATTTAGTTATTTACCTCCATGCAATTACatttacttcttcttccctTGGGATGGCATGATTCACAGCAAGATATCCAATATTAAAACTATCAAAATCCACCAAATATTGGAATAGTTTAACTCTTAGTTTACCCATGTACTTGTCCTGaaacatttgtttttggatAGGATCGGATATTtgattgaacaatttgGTATCGTAgacaatattttgaataagGTTTCTTTCTAAACAAGCCAACACTAGCTCTTGGTCGTTGAGATTCCACATGTTGCCATCTCCGTTCAAGCCtgacaaataaaaattgtcAATAACTATGTAATTGTAGTAGTCTTGTAGTTTATCACGTAAATATCCGTCAGGATAAAACTGTGGGGGTATATACCGAGATACTAAACGCAATGATTGAGATAGCAACCGAACATGCTCAATGTCCAAATTATAGCTTGTTTTCAAAGACAAATCAATCATACTATTCTCGTCTAGGTTTTGATTGAGTGATTTCATCTTACCGATTGCGTTTGGATTCCAGACCCGAGGAAGGATGTTGGGTAATATACAAGTAGATGGCGTTATTTCTGGAATCATATAACATAAAACAGGAGTGAGTTCCTCAAATATCAAGCACACAAGTGCAAATAATGGTATTTTGTAATAGTCATTTGGAGTACGTTTGTAAAGTTGAAACTGCTCTCTTGTCAAGTTGAAAATAGAATGAGTTTTCATATCATTCGATCTCTTAATATCACCTTTAGTCATTTTTTCCAAAGTTTCTGATTCTACTTTATTCATATATATTCTTTGACTCATTTCTTCcgttaattttttaaaggATGGAATCctaatttttatttcttgtcCTGATGGGGCGACGTGAgtcaaataaaaatcttGCTTTAGCTTCTTTAATATACTCTGATTCTGCCACACATTTTTGATTCCCGATTTgtagaaattgataattgcCTTTCCGTAGGcaataaattgtttaaattttaaAGAAACTCCTTGTTTTTCTGGGTTGCTCTGGACTACCTGGTTGAAAATCTCCTGTTTGGTCTGTATAACAATGGGTAAGGTTTTTGTTGCATTCATACATCTTGAATCAACAGACTGCcaaattaatgataatctTGGTGACTTACTTAATTCGTTCAAGAATACCAGTTTTTTGCTAGGCAACCTGTAGAATCTAGGTGATTTGTTCATATGTAGTTTAGTAGCCAAAAGTTTGtattaatttctttctgaaaaatgaaaaaaaaaaattgcttTGATAAACCTGGAAAAAAGAACTCCCAGTGTTTTTCCTTGTAACAACTATTTGCAATATGTCATACATCACACCTACTAAAAGAATTTTCACTCCGGAAGATTTGTCCAAATGGGTTGGCTCGCCTACTTATAATACCGTATTGGATTTCATTGTGGAGTTGCAGTCATCCGTCACTGGCAAATCCAATGATTCATCATACGAGACCAGTCTGATAATTGACAAACTTTCCAAACTCCTTTCGAAAGTTGACAACCTCATTACTTTACATCCTGCTCATGATTCAGTATCTCGATTTGGAAAGATTGAATTTAGAGATTTTTATAGTGATTTGTCCAGCAAAGCTGAAGAATACATTTCTGAGATTACTGCGACGGCAATTCAAGAAACCTCTGCATATTTCATTGAATCGTGGGGGAACAGCacaagaattgattatGGTTCTGGtcatgaattgaattttataTGTTTTTTATTGTGCTTGAAGGAGTTGGGTCAGATTACCTCTGCTGATTACGAGGGTTTGGTTCTCAAAGTCTTCACTCAGTATATGTCGATTATGCGAAAACTACAGAAGGAATACTGGTTGGAGCCTGCAGGATCCCATGGGGTTTGGGGGTTGGATGATTATCACTTTTTGCCCTTTTTGTTTGGAGCTGCACAATTATCTACTCACCCACATATGAAACCAAAACTGATTCATAATGATGAGTTGGTGGAGATGTATTCCACCAAGTATATGTATTTTGAATGCATCAACTtcataaataaaataaaaaccaTTCCTAACCATCAAGGTAAATTGAGTTTGCGCTGGCATCTGCCAATGTTAGATGATATATCTGCAGCTAAAAACTGGGATAAGATCAGAGAAGGAATGGTGAAAATGTACAAGGTCGAAGTTTTGGGGAAACTACCAATCATGCAGCATTTTATGTTTGGTAGTCTTTTAAAATGTCCAGAGGGAATCCCTGAACATACTGATGAAAATGGACACGGAGAGAATCCTGAAGATCATTGTGGCCATGCTCACGTTAATACTTGGGGAGATTGTTGTGGTATTAAGATTCCTAGTGGTATAGCTGCTAGTGAAAGTCTAAAACATGAGAGGAAGGGCAACATTCCGTTTGATTAGGttatttattcattgtATCCTATATTAGTAGAGATCAATACATTTTTAGGAAACACACCGGGAAATGGAAACAACACTTTCAACCGCTTCTTCTGATCATCAAACTTACTCACATGTATGTACCCTAAGACACTTGTGTTTAGTAAATCTTTTCCTAgttttttatcattatttggTAGATGCGTTATGGCCACAATCGAATTCTCTAAATTTGAACTGTTGGGATCTTCAATTGcttgataatatttttccAACTGTTTCTTTTCTGGATCTTCTTCGGGATTGGTTTCATCTTTCTCGAAATCGTCTCCTCCGGGCAAAAATGCCATTTGAGAAAGCAAATCCTTTGTCAATACATTTTTATAAATCTTCAACCCCAGCAACTCAATATCGGTTTTGAAGGGTGACAATcttgttttgaaatttccattaaaatattcttttatagtttgttcttgttgtagACGAATAAATCtatcttcaacttcaataCATCCTGACagtttatttaatttaatgatGTTCAATTGAGTCGATTTATAAGCAAACTTCTTGGTCAACTCAATGGCTAATCGTTCATTcccaataacaataatattgtcaatcaaaaaattagaCACCATACTctcaacaatatcaaaattctTCAGAGTCAAAGCCGGTGTATCAATAATCACTCCactattttt
The sequence above is a segment of the Candida albicans SC5314 chromosome 3, complete sequence genome. Coding sequences within it:
- the PTR22 gene encoding Ptr22p (Oligopeptide transporter involved in uptake of di-/tripeptides; regulated by Stp2 and Stp3; transcript induced upon phagocytosis by macrophage; repressed by Rim101 at pH 8; flow model biofilm induced), which produces MSTEEKHSQTDVINSSTQGSHSVEKSSRDDEYAGDNLGSDIQIDDEGREPTDHEMETLRHVSESIPISCWLVAIVELAERFSYYGLSAPFQNYMQFTPEHSPKGMLGLKQQGATALSYFFQFWCYVTPILGGWISDTYWGKYKTIFVFCVIYIVGIFLLFITSVPSITSKSTATGGYIAAIIIIGLGTGGVKSNVSPLIADQIPKKKPYIKVTKKGERVIVDPNITVQNVFMFFYLMINIGSLSVIATTQMEAHIGFWSSYLLTFCFFFIAIAALIVGRNKYVKVPVGDKIVNKTFKCVWVGIINGFNFDAAKPSVKPEKSYPWDDHFVDEVKRTISACKVFVWYPIYWVQYNGMMNMFVSSAAGMSRDIPNDFLTVFDSVAIIVFIPIFERFLYPFVRHFTPFKPITKIFWGFMFGSGAMVYAAVLQHYIYKAGPCYDHPLDCPNGNHINIGLQTPAYVLIAISEILASITGLEYAYTKAPVQMKSLVMAMFLLTNAVGAAIGIALSSVSVDPKMVWTYSGLAVSCFIAGCLFLTLFKHYNKKEDEWNNLEYEANIEEAALMPVSSLTPSRKSIA
- the RAD53 gene encoding serine/threonine/tyrosine protein kinase (Protein involved in regulation of DNA-damage-induced filamentous growth; putative component of cell cycle checkpoint; ortholog of S. cerevisiae Rad53p, protein kinase required for cell-cycle arrest in response to DNA damage) → MEVTQRTQSQTQPTQQSPTTQTQTQSKEDQNRICQLICSTGQFGNYDLNINDKTIVQGKMTWYFGRDPNSDLQVASSSRISNKHFQIWFNFNDKSLWIKDTSTNGTHLNNSRLVKGSNYLLNQGDEIAVGVGRDEDVVRFVVVFGDKYNPAKLPDSTNTIKDEGIYKDFIVKNETIGQGAFATVKKAIERSTGESYAVKIINRRKALNTGGGSAMAGVDRELSILERLNHPNIVALKAFYEDMDNYYIVMELVPGGDLMDFVAANGAIGEDATQVITKQILEGIAYVHNLGISHRDLKPDNILIMQDDPILVKITDFGLAKFSDNSTFMKTFCGTLAYVAPEVITGKYGSSQMESQQKDNYSSLVDIWSLGCLVYVLLTSHLPFNGKNQQQMFAKIKRGEFHEAPLNSYDISEDGRDFLQCCLQVNPKLRMTAAEALKHKWLQDLYEEDSVKSLSLSQSQSQQSRKIDNGIHIESLSKIDEDVMLRPLDSERNRKSSKQQDFKVPKRVIPLSQHPATPLPMSQPKKRPYQIDPRTNKKVDLEEPSTSKKVKLSDSVVAEDYLKLEPLANSLFQETINISKSPFSFGRNDTCDCEIDDDRLSKLHCVITKENDSIWLLDKSTNSCLVNNTSVGKGNKVLLRGGEILHLFFDPLSSQHIGFKVVLVDQSSGEHKSQVEALKQTSEEMNIIPLISGLSSISS
- a CDS encoding uncharacterized protein (Ortholog(s) have role in protein insertion into mitochondrial membrane from inner side and integral component of mitochondrial inner membrane localization), whose amino-acid sequence is MNKSPRFYRLPSKKSVFLNELSKSPRLSLIWQSVDSRCMNATKTLPIVIQTKQEIFNQVVQSNPEKQGVSLKFKQFIAYGKAIINFYKSGIKNVWQNQSILKKLKQDFYLTHVAPSGQEIKIRIPSFKKLTEEMSQRIYMNKVESETLEKMTKGDIKRSNDMKTHSIFNLTREQFQLYKRTPNDYYKIPLFALVCLIFEELTPVLCYMIPEITPSTCILPNILPRVWNPNAIGKMKSLNQNLDENSMIDLSLKTSYNLDIEHVRLLSQSLRLVSRYIPPQFYPDGYLRDKLQDYYNYIVIDNFYLSGLNGDGNMWNLNDQELVLACLERNLIQNIVYDTKLFNQISDPIQKQMFQDKYMGKLRVKLFQYLVDFDSFNIGYLAVNHAIPREEEVNVIAWR
- a CDS encoding peptidylprolyl isomerase (Ortholog(s) have peptidyl-prolyl cis-trans isomerase activity, protein phosphatase type 2A regulator activity and role in mitotic spindle organization in nucleus, response to osmotic stress), whose translation is MSYITPTKRIFTPEDLSKWVGSPTYNTVLDFIVELQSSVTGKSNDSSYETSSIIDKLSKLLSKVDNLITLHPAHDSVSRFGKIEFRDFYSDLSSKAEEYISEITATAIQETSAYFIESWGNSTRIDYGSGHELNFICFLLCLKELGQITSADYEGLVLKVFTQYMSIMRKLQKEYWLEPAGSHGVWGLDDYHFLPFLFGAAQLSTHPHMKPKSIHNDELVEMYSTKYMYFECINFINKIKTIPNHQGKLSLRWHSPMLDDISAAKNWDKIREGMVKMYKVEVLGKLPIMQHFMFGSLLKCPEGIPEHTDENGHGENPEDHCGHAHVNTWGDCCGIKIPSGIAASESLKHERKGNIPFD